The Echeneis naucrates chromosome 10, fEcheNa1.1, whole genome shotgun sequence genome has a window encoding:
- the mchr2b gene encoding melanin concentrating hormone receptor 2b, producing the protein MNDTDTLCKSNQTYNLTDPACLDLAPQPYDHIDIATFMHIFPSIYGILCSVGVIANALVIYAVAACKKKMVSDIYVLNLAIADMLFLLVMPFNIHQLVRDRQWVFGNFMCKAVVVVDVSNQFTTVGIVTVLCIDRYIAIVHPTSERRTIHWTIMINMLVWLGSFLLTIPVMMYAKVERRHQLQVCMMYLDGPEDMYWYTFYQSVLGYIIPLIIISTFYSLTLYHVFSSIRRMRRKQTVWAKKATKMVLMVIALFLICWSPYHVIQIINLSNNTPSVAFIYAYHISICLSYSHSCINPLMLLIFAQNYRERLCHRNKLHSSQHSSKLTAVKTDGSSATHNPSYRCTVI; encoded by the exons ATGAACGACACGGACACATTGTGCAAAAGCAACCAAACCTACAACCTGACCGACCCGGCATGTCTGGACCTGGCTCCCCAGCCCTACGACCACATCGACATCGCCACTTTCATGCACATCTTCCCTTCCATCTATGGCATCCTGTGCTCGGTCGGAGTCATCGCCAACGCGCTGGTCATCTACGCGGTGGCGGCCTGCAAGAAGAAAATGGTGTCAGACATCTACGTGCTGAACTTGGCCATAGCCGACATGCTCTTCCTGCTCGTCATGCCCTTCAACATCCACCAGCtggtcagagacagacagtgggTCTTCGGAAACTTCATGTGCAAAGCGGTCGTGGTGGTGGATGTGAGCAACCAGTTCACCACAGTGGGGATTGTCACTGTGCTGTGCATTGATCG GTACATTGCCATTGTTCACCCCACCTCAGAGAGGAGGACCATCCACTGGACCATCATGATCAATATGCTTGTGTGGCTGGGCAGTTTCCTCCTCACCATCCCAGTCATGATGTATGCCAAGGTTGAGCGCCGGCACCAATTGCAGGTCTGCATGATGTACCTGGATGGGCCTGAGGATATGTACTGGTACACTTTCTACCAGTCCGTCCTGGGCTACATCAtccccctcatcatcatcagcacctTCTACTCACTCACCCTCTACCACGTGTTCAGCTCCATTCGCCGGATGAGGCGTAAGCAAACTGTTTGGGCCAAAAAAGCCACCAAGATGGTCCTGATGGTTATCGCCTTGTTCCTGATCTGCTGGTCGCCCTACCATGTCATTCAGATTATCAACCTGAGCAACAACACACCTAGCGTTGCCTTCATCTACGCCTACCACATCAGCATCTGCCTCAGCTACTCCCACAGCTGCATCAACCCGCTCATGCTGCTCATCTTTGCCCAGAACTACCGTGAGCGACTTTGCCACAGAAACAAGCTGCACAGCTCCCAGCATTCGTCCAAGCTCACAGCAGTGAAGACAGATGGTTCCAGTGCAACCCACAACCCCAGTTACCGCTGCACCGTCATCTAA